Proteins from a single region of Geothrix sp. PMB-07:
- a CDS encoding response regulator transcription factor produces MAEPKILLVEDELSLAEGIKLNLELEGLSCTWIPRGDQALKQILAETYDLVILDVMLPGMDGFTICEKVREAKNFTPILFLTAKNTDDDRVHGFETGADDYLGKPFQVRELLLRVRAILRRESWYKSREISSRQVYGAYWVDFDNFCGEGPSGPFQLGVKESMILKLLMERPGQVVSRTDILDKVWGEDAYPTSRTVDNFIVRIRRVMEDDPHHPRWVHTIRSVGYQFDPEGKQRKGEE; encoded by the coding sequence ATGGCCGAGCCCAAGATCCTGCTGGTGGAAGACGAGCTCAGTCTGGCCGAAGGCATCAAGCTCAACCTCGAGTTGGAAGGCCTTTCCTGCACCTGGATTCCCCGCGGCGATCAGGCTTTGAAGCAGATCCTGGCCGAAACCTACGACCTGGTCATCCTCGACGTCATGCTGCCCGGCATGGACGGGTTTACGATCTGCGAAAAGGTGCGCGAGGCCAAAAACTTCACGCCCATCCTCTTCCTCACCGCCAAGAACACGGATGATGACCGCGTTCACGGCTTCGAGACCGGCGCCGACGATTACCTGGGCAAGCCCTTCCAGGTGCGCGAACTCCTGCTTCGGGTGCGCGCCATCCTGCGGCGCGAATCCTGGTACAAGAGCCGCGAGATCAGTAGCCGCCAGGTCTATGGCGCCTACTGGGTGGACTTCGACAACTTCTGCGGTGAGGGCCCCAGCGGCCCCTTCCAGCTGGGCGTCAAGGAATCCATGATCCTCAAGCTGCTCATGGAGCGGCCCGGCCAGGTGGTGAGCCGCACCGACATCCTGGACAAGGTGTGGGGCGAGGACGCCTATCCCACCAGCCGCACGGTGGACAATTTCATCGTCCGCATTCGCCGCGTCATGGAGGATGATCCCCACCATCCGCGGTGGGTCCACACCATCCGCAGCGTGGGCTACCAGTTCGATCCCGAAGGCAAGCAGCGTAAGGGTGAAGAATGA
- the uppS gene encoding polyprenyl diphosphate synthase yields MTVPTHVAIIMDGNGRWAAQRGWPRIKGHKAGVLAVERILEAAADAGVQHLSLYAFSTENWKRPALEVGALMALLRMYLRMFLHKLAKKGIRFHHLGSPEGMPSGILADMKTLEEATAKNTGMTFHLAVNYGSRLELAQAARRCVEESLRPDQVDEAALQARLWTAGVPDVDLLIRTSGEHRISNFLLWQSAYAELYMTDLLWPDFGPAELRAALEDYAQRERRFGGI; encoded by the coding sequence ATGACCGTTCCGACCCACGTCGCCATCATCATGGACGGCAACGGCCGTTGGGCTGCTCAGCGGGGGTGGCCCCGCATCAAGGGGCACAAGGCCGGGGTCCTGGCCGTGGAGCGCATTCTGGAGGCCGCGGCAGACGCCGGCGTCCAGCATCTGAGCCTCTACGCCTTCTCCACGGAGAACTGGAAACGGCCAGCCTTGGAAGTGGGGGCCCTCATGGCCCTGCTGCGCATGTACTTGCGCATGTTCCTCCACAAGCTCGCCAAAAAGGGGATCCGGTTCCACCACCTGGGCTCCCCGGAGGGCATGCCCTCGGGAATCCTGGCGGACATGAAAACCCTGGAAGAGGCCACCGCCAAGAACACCGGCATGACCTTCCACCTGGCAGTCAACTACGGCTCCCGGCTCGAACTGGCCCAGGCCGCCCGGCGCTGCGTGGAAGAGAGCCTCCGCCCCGACCAGGTGGATGAAGCCGCCCTGCAGGCCCGGCTTTGGACCGCTGGAGTACCCGATGTGGACCTGCTCATCCGCACCAGCGGTGAGCACCGCATTTCCAACTTCCTGCTCTGGCAGTCCGCCTACGCCGAACTCTACATGACCGACCTCCTCTGGCCCGACTTCGGCCCCGCCGAGCTGAGGGCCGCACTGGAGGATTACGCCCAGCGCGAACGCCGCTTCGGGGGGATCTGA
- a CDS encoding PAS domain S-box protein: MVQFNTRANEILLKLVYYGPGLSGKTTNLQSLHAMCSDAQRGEMFSVNTQEDRTLFFDLLPINLGYIYGNAIHLQIYTVPGQVQYDASRRVVLGGADGVVFVADSSEAKMQDNVDSLSNLYHNLNANRLNIKQIPFVIQYNKRDLPDALAVGVMNRRLNFRSVPYFESVANRGTGVLDTFLSITRETVSYTFKKYHLDKKIKDFDEMLNLIESNVRSSMRELPQPQEAPLVPPVESTVLRHSNVSVADLTPGKVADAQDLLEDALKSNMETARLYSELKQVKDTLEKKNEELSQLYTQLDRANQDNLKTRRYLEGLVQNIGEAVISYAPDGKILTWNMAAERIFGYSRPEIVGRNMAQLTPDHLLTELDQVAQQVGRGQVVRDMATTRLRKGGVTFPANITYAPVRGNDERVLAYSALVRDVSEHKELQEQLVHSQKHEALGRLVPSLFHEAANRLTPVLLESRLIAESSMDPHQAEQAARLVKAVDSIQSLLHPLQTVLNPPSPRPLPVRVNDLVQEATALVDAKAQRMGASVELNLDPALPQTALDPGLLVQALTNLLLNGLQAMALSPIKRLRVATRVSGETLQVVVQDTGPAVGEARQAELFDPAQATTTEALGLPIADIIARQHGGRISTRSQEGLGNAFLLELPLVAVKEPAAAPAPPPGLKGTRALVVDDESFLLECLVDALSAWGMEVESSPRGDEAIQKLEVGSFDVIVSDIRMPGLSGVDLFDWLKAQRPAMTRRILYTTGDSFDVKTREFLEASQVPYLGKPFDLKQLKQSLERLLETPVEA; this comes from the coding sequence ATGGTTCAGTTCAACACCCGTGCCAATGAGATCCTGCTCAAGCTGGTCTACTACGGACCAGGTCTGTCGGGAAAGACGACGAATCTGCAGTCGCTGCATGCCATGTGCTCGGATGCTCAGCGCGGCGAGATGTTCTCGGTCAACACCCAGGAAGACCGCACGCTGTTCTTCGACCTGCTGCCCATCAACCTGGGCTACATCTATGGCAACGCCATCCATCTGCAGATCTACACGGTGCCCGGCCAGGTGCAGTACGATGCCAGCCGCCGCGTGGTGCTGGGCGGCGCCGATGGTGTGGTGTTCGTGGCGGATTCCAGTGAAGCCAAGATGCAGGACAACGTGGACTCGCTGTCGAACCTGTACCACAACCTCAACGCGAATCGCCTGAACATCAAGCAGATCCCCTTTGTCATTCAGTACAACAAGCGGGATCTGCCCGACGCGCTGGCGGTGGGCGTCATGAACCGCCGCCTCAATTTCCGCAGCGTGCCCTACTTCGAATCCGTGGCCAACCGGGGCACCGGCGTGCTGGACACCTTCCTTTCCATTACCCGCGAAACCGTCAGCTACACCTTCAAGAAGTACCACCTCGACAAGAAGATCAAGGATTTCGACGAGATGCTGAATCTCATCGAATCCAATGTGCGATCAAGCATGCGCGAGCTGCCTCAGCCCCAGGAGGCACCGCTCGTTCCGCCCGTGGAATCCACGGTGCTCCGGCACAGCAATGTGAGCGTGGCGGACCTGACACCCGGCAAGGTGGCCGATGCCCAAGACCTGCTGGAAGACGCGCTCAAATCCAACATGGAAACGGCGCGGCTCTATTCCGAACTGAAGCAGGTCAAGGACACACTGGAAAAGAAGAACGAGGAGCTGAGCCAGCTCTACACCCAGCTGGACCGCGCCAACCAGGACAACCTGAAGACCCGGCGCTACCTCGAAGGCCTGGTGCAGAACATCGGCGAAGCCGTCATCTCCTATGCTCCAGATGGCAAGATCCTGACTTGGAACATGGCGGCGGAACGCATCTTCGGCTATTCGCGCCCGGAAATCGTGGGCCGCAACATGGCTCAGCTGACGCCGGACCACCTGCTGACGGAGCTGGATCAGGTGGCCCAGCAGGTGGGGCGCGGCCAGGTGGTTCGCGACATGGCCACCACCCGGCTGCGCAAGGGGGGCGTGACCTTCCCGGCCAACATCACCTATGCGCCGGTCCGCGGCAATGACGAGCGCGTGCTGGCCTATTCAGCCCTGGTGCGGGATGTGTCCGAGCACAAGGAACTGCAGGAGCAGCTGGTCCATTCCCAGAAGCACGAAGCGTTGGGACGTCTGGTGCCCTCCCTTTTCCACGAGGCGGCCAACCGGCTGACTCCGGTGCTGCTGGAATCGCGGCTCATCGCCGAATCCTCCATGGATCCCCACCAGGCCGAGCAGGCCGCCCGCCTGGTCAAGGCGGTGGACTCCATCCAGAGCCTCCTCCATCCCCTGCAGACGGTTCTGAATCCGCCCAGCCCGAGGCCCCTGCCGGTGCGGGTGAACGACCTGGTGCAGGAGGCCACCGCCCTGGTGGATGCGAAGGCGCAGCGCATGGGTGCCTCGGTGGAGCTGAACCTGGATCCGGCACTGCCCCAGACCGCCCTGGATCCGGGGCTTCTTGTCCAGGCTCTCACCAACCTCCTCCTGAACGGCTTGCAGGCCATGGCGCTGAGCCCCATCAAGCGGCTGCGGGTTGCCACCCGGGTCTCTGGTGAAACCCTGCAGGTGGTGGTCCAGGATACGGGCCCGGCCGTGGGTGAAGCACGGCAGGCGGAGCTGTTTGACCCCGCTCAGGCCACCACCACGGAGGCCCTAGGCCTGCCCATCGCCGACATCATCGCGCGCCAGCACGGGGGCCGCATCAGCACCCGCAGCCAGGAAGGCCTGGGCAACGCCTTCCTGCTGGAGCTTCCCCTCGTGGCGGTGAAGGAACCCGCAGCGGCACCCGCTCCCCCGCCGGGGCTGAAGGGCACCAGGGCCCTGGTGGTCGATGACGAAAGCTTCCTGCTGGAGTGCCTGGTGGACGCCCTGAGCGCCTGGGGTATGGAGGTGGAATCCAGCCCCCGCGGCGACGAGGCCATCCAGAAGCTGGAGGTTGGCAGCTTCGACGTCATCGTGTCCGACATCCGCATGCCCGGCCTTTCAGGCGTGGATCTCTTCGACTGGCTGAAGGCCCAGCGCCCGGCCATGACCCGGCGCATCCTCTACACCACGGGCGATTCCTTTGATGTGAAGACGCGGGAGTTCCTGGAGGCCAGCCAGGTGCCCTACCTGGGTAAGCCTTTTGATCTAAAGCAACTCAAGCAAAGTCTCGAGCGGCTCCTAGAGACTCCGGTCGAGGCGTGA